A genome region from Gammaproteobacteria bacterium includes the following:
- a CDS encoding hypothetical protein (Evidence 5 : Unknown function): MFLTLGIPTWHPAGGHGQTDETRVLSGAGFVESEKYYVVSVSYREGLGIGAD, from the coding sequence ATGTTCTTAACTTTAGGGATACCTACCTGGCATCCTGCGGGTGGGCACGGACAAACTGATGAGACGAGAGTATTGAGTGGTGCTGGTTTCGTCGAATCTGAGAAATATTATGTCGTATCAGTTAGTTATCGAGAAGGTCTGGGTATTGGCGCAGACTAA